A stretch of DNA from Rhizoctonia solani chromosome 9, complete sequence:
TCCAACCAGTTGTAGACCAACTTGTATGCGGATCTCCAGCGTAATCTGCATCAACAAACCCAATGAGCTCTGAATTCTTAGAGCTGTTGTACACAATTCCAAGATCTTTTGTGGCTTGTAAGTACTGTAGAACTTGTAGCAATGCTGACCAATGCTCCTTCCCAGGATTTGCGGCATGTTGAGCAAGCAGTCCTGTTGCGTATGCAATGTTGGGCTGAGTTGAGATCATTCTGTACATAAGTGAGCCAACACCTTGTTGGTAGAGGGTGCGGTCCACGCTTGGTGAGTTTATTTTGGAAGGCTTAACAATTCTGCCATTGGGGTAACGCATGGTTTGCAGTCTTCCATCCCAAACGTTTAAGAACATTGTCAATGTATTGACATTGGGAAATTTTTAGCGTCCCTGCCTTTCAATCCCTTGTTATCTTGACCCCAACAAACATTTGTGCCTCCCCCAGATCTACTATGTCAAAAGATTTAGCCAAATTGACCTTTATGTCTTCAAGGTATGATCTTGGTGTGCCTGCAAGCAACATATTGTCAACATGCGCTAATATTATTGCTAGTTTATTGTCTTCCCTTTGCCAAAAAACAGCATGGTCAGTCTTGCATTGGGTGAATCCAATTCTTGTGAGTACCTTGCGCAAACATAGGTAAAATGCTCTTGCCGCTTGTTTCAACCCGTATAATGCCTTCACAAGTTGCCATACTGACTTATTGTTGTTGCAAAACCCCTCAGGCTGCTCCATATCTATCTCCTTGTCTAAATTGCCATGTAAGAACGCAGTCTTGATGTCAAGTTGAAGGAGCTCAAGGTTTTGGTTAGCAACTTTGCTTAGGAGCACTCAATATGAGTTGGACGCAGCTACAGGTGAGGAAACTTTGTTGAAATCAATGCCCGGGCGCTGAGAATATCCTTTTGCAACCAGTCAGGCTTTGTATTGAACAATTTTGCCATTGGGTCCACGTTTATATGTGAGAACCCATTGACATTCCACAACATTCTTGTCTGTTGGACAATTTGCTTGTTTCCAGACTCTGTGTTTGGTAATCAAGTCAATTTTGTCAATCATTGCAGCTAACCAGAGGTGAAAATCCAGCCTTTCCATTGCTTCTTTGAACGTCTTGGGTGGTTTGTTGATTACTGACATATAGGCGTACTTGGTGTGTTTGTTTGTCCTTGCACCGTACCATTCTGGCAGGCAAATGCGTTGAGTCAAACAACAAGGTTGAGCAGGAGGTTCAGGCGTTGGTTTGCAAGTCTCTGGGGACTGTGCGCGCAATTGGTGAGGCAATGTAGTAGATGCTTTGGACTCCAAATCAATTTTGACCATAGGTCTGTCTCTTTGGATTTTCTCATCTGTTTTTGAGACTGAAATTTTGACTTCCCTGGTATGTGTTTTTGATTCTTTCTTGTCACCCACTTGCTTGGCGTTCCATTTGGGCTTTTCAAAATCCTCAATGATAATTTGTTGACGTGATTCACCGCCCTTGTTGAATACAACATCTTGTGAGGTGAGGATCTTCCTGCTTGACTGCTCtactgttacaacctcctaacatacaccattagaatcgcacgatttttctattatttttagtattttttacggacccaatatcttttgtttttcgatcacgtgatctcggcgcttattgccaagatgccgcgccgagatgccgtgccaagggcgcttaggagaaatccacgcttctgcgcagcctgcagcatgcttctcatttatcttctgtacttctttctctcacgcgcacagaccatgtagatagtgcactttgtctatatacagcaggaaaattgcttggaaacaccaagtcaattttaccttgtctcatactcattgaggaggatccagccagctaagtagccagcccccttAGTCACCAGTAGCAACCCCTttaccttactcaccacacctcccaggccaaaggcccccttgcagtagcatagaagtagtagaccgccttaagcggtattagtagcctagttagatagttagacCACCcctgtcagtagtagtacggccgtaagcgcccgcccactagcaagtacccaaccttacagttggcgtacaacatcTACCAGTATGTGTGCCTTTTGATTCAGCGTGAACCCTAAATATTGGCATTTGATTGACCTTGCTTGCTTGGTTTGTTTATTGTGGGTATGCGTGCCCATGCCTTGCAACCAAATATGTGGATTTGCAATATGTTGGGGATCTTTCTGGTGAAGATTTCTTGAGGGGTCTGCCCATTTAGGAATTGTTTCAGAGTAATATTCCATAGGTACGCTGCATAAATGACTGCATATCTGTTAAACCTCCttaaatataccattagaatcgcacaatttttctattatttttagtattttttacggactccatatcttttgtttttcgatcacgtgatctggCGCTTAtaatgccgagatgccgcgccgagatgccgtgccaagggcgcttaggagaaatccacgcttctgcgcagcccgcagcacgcttctcatttgtcttctacatttctttctctcacgcgcacagaccatgtagatagtgcgctccgtctatatatacagcagggaaattgcttggaaacaccaagttgattttacctcgtctcttactcactagagaaggtagccagccagctaagtagccggccccaaTCAGTTcccagacgctcaccacccccttactcatcacacctcccaggcctaaggccccctcgcagtagtacagaagtagtagaccgccctaagcggtattagtatagcctagatagttgattacataagcagtgcctgtagtagtacggccataagcgcccgcccactagcgtgtacccaaccttacagttggtgtacaacaatatCCCCAGAATTGATCCACCATGTTCATGTTGATTTGAATTGTTTGCTGACAATTGTTTATGGTACAAATGGCTCTTTCAGCCACACTGTTACTCTCCAATGAGTCAGGTTTGGTCACTTGATGCTGTATCCCATTCATATGCATCCAGCTCTCAAATTCTTTGGATTGGTATTTGCCTCTGCCATTGGTACGTAGTATCTTGATTTTATTCCCAATTAAGTTTTCAACTGATGCTTTTAATTCCTTGAATTGCAACGGGTATTTGTCCTTACTCTTCAGGATATTCACAAACATCATTTGCAATTTATTGTCAATTGTAACTGAAAAATATTGGAATCCGCCAATGGCTTTGATGGGTAACAGACCACATAGATTGCTGTGCATGAGCTCAAGTAGCTCTGAGGCGTGGTtttgtgttgtacaccactgtaaggtgggtacttgctagtggcaggcgcttaaggccgtaactaatacagacaCTGTTTATGAAATCTactctaggctatactactgtagcgct
This window harbors:
- a CDS encoding Retrovirus-related Pol polyprotein from transposon TNT 1-94: MEYYSETIPKWADPSRNLHQKDPQHIANPHIWLQGMGTHTHNKQTKQARSIKCQYLGFTLNQKAHILVDVEVVTVEQSSRKILTSQDVVFNKGGESRQQIIIEDFEKPKWNAKQVGDKKESKTHTREVKISVSKTDEKIQRDRPMVKIDLESKASTTLPHQLRAQSPETCKPTPEPPAQPCCLTQRICLPEWYGARTNKHTKYAYMSVINKPPKTFKEAMERLDFHLWLAAMIDKIDLITKHRVWKQANCPTDKNVVECQWVLTYKRGPNGKIVQYKA